The Raphanus sativus cultivar WK10039 chromosome 2, ASM80110v3, whole genome shotgun sequence genome includes a region encoding these proteins:
- the LOC130504677 gene encoding uncharacterized protein LOC130504677: MVVETRGGKRKDNPTKEETRRVKFAKEKETSQTTAAAEDFDNIEKTTEMTETAEKTSEDSRETTAGTKPTEPTAPTTVVGGPSLPAPPAPPATPAIGTHSGDDEIEGSEEGNEDGEGSEEENGDGDGAAEGKDDENGGSEEVREEIENVEDKRPEEKESDYMLKEISHTMKHFGRVVKENTLWPLPGFCVPTRGM, translated from the exons ATGGTGGTTGAAACGAGAGGAGGTAAGAGGAAGGATAATCCAACGAAGGAAGAGACTCGGAGAGTGAAGTTTGCGAAGGAGAAGGAGACGAGTCAGAcgacggcggcggcggaggactTCGATAACATCGAGAAGACGACGGAGATGACGGAGACTGCGGAGAAGACGAGTGAGGACTCGAGGGAGACTACGGCGGGAACGAAGCCGACTGAGCCGACTGCTCCGACGACAGTTGTTGGTGGCCCATCTCTTCCAGCTCCTCCAGCTCCTCCAGCAACTCCGGCGATTGGGACTCATTCTGGAGATGATGAGATTGAAGGTTCTGAAGAAGGAAATGAAGACGGAGAAGGTtctgaagaagaaaatggagatggagatggagctGCAGAAGGAAAGGATGATGAGAATGGAGGTTCCGAAGAAGTAAGAGAAGAGATTGAGAACGTTGAGGACAAAAGACCAGAAGAAAAG GAATCTGATTACATGTTGAAGGAGATCTCTCACACAATGAAACATTTTGGAAGGGTTGTGAAAGAGAATACGTTGTGGCCTCTTCCAGGTTTCTGTGTCCCAACTAGAGGTATGTGA